ATTTCGGGTATTGCTTGCCGGCAGTCAACTGCTCGTGAACAAAAGAAATTGCGTTCATCATTCAATAATTTATAGGACGGCAAAGGTATGGAAGCTTTTTCCAATTACCAAAAGCTTTCCCTTGTTTTTAGAAAAAATAACTCAGTCGCGGGACTGGATGTCCGGCCTGCGCTCCTTTGTCCGCCGGAGCGCCTCTTCATGGCGCCATTCATCGATCTTCCGATGATCGCCGCTGAGCAGTATGGGCGGCACCTTCCAGCCCCGGAAGTCCTCCGGCCGCGTGTACACCGGCGGCGCCAGCAGGTTATCCTGAAAGGAATCGAACAGGGCGGAGGTCTCGTCATTCAGCACCCCCGGCAGCAGGCGGCCGATGGCATCTACCACAATAGCAGCGGCCAGCTCCCCGCCGGACAGCACAAAATCCCCGATGGATATCTCCATAGTCACGAAATGTTCCCTTACCCGCTCGTCTATCCCCTTGTAATGGCCGCAGATCAGCAGCAGATTCCCTTTGAGGGACAGGCCGTTGGCCATTTTCTGGTTAAAGGTCTGCCCATCCGGGGTCAGGTAGATGACCTCGTCGTAGGTCACTTCTTTTTGCAGGCTCTCGATGGCGTTCACCAGCGGCTCTATCATCATCACCATGCCGGCGCCGCCGCCGAACTGGTAATCGTCCACCTGCTGCTGCCGGAAATTGGAATAACCGCGCAGGTTATGCACGTTCACTTCCAGCAGTCCCTTATTCTTCGCACGCTTCATGATGGAATGCGCAAACGGGCTTTCCAGCAGTTCCGGCAGTACGGTGATGATATCTATCCGCATGTGCTTGTTTTCTTAACCTAAGTAGATGTCCAGCAGCCCGTCCGGCAGGTCCAGATGAACGGTCTGCTGTTTTTTATCGATCTTCAGGAGGGTCTGTTCATTGAGCGGGAGCAACATCTCCTTTTCCCTGAACATTACCTTGGCCAATACCTGCAGGGGCATTTCGATGATCTCGGATATTTCGCCGAGGGGACCATGCTGTTTGTCCGTTACATTGAATCCGAGGAGTGACAGGGGCGCGGAGGCCGATGCCAGACCCTTGAAATCCACCTCTTCCAGGTAAATGCCCTTTTGCAGCAGCTTCCTGGCGGCTTCCCGGGTATCTATGCCTTCCAGCTTGATGTACAGATGCTCCGTATCCTTTGCCCTGGTTTTCTCGATGAAATACGGCAAAAAGCTGTCTTTCCGGTCTTCAATGAAAACAGCTGCAATATCTTTCAGGGAAGTTTTCTTACCGAGACTGTGCCTGAGGATGAATTCCCCTTCCGTGCCATACACGGCGGAAAGCTTCCCGATATTAAAATAATTAGCCATTCGATGGTGCCGGTTTTAAAAGCAAAAAGGGAATCTTTGCGAACAAATCTTCCCTTTTTGCAATATGGTATGCTGATGATTAAGCTTCAGCAGATCCTTCGTCTTCAGAAGAAGCAGCGGGAGCAGCCGGAGCGTCTTCCACTTTTCTTACGATGGGAGCAACCGGACGGGAAGCTCTTCTCTGGCTTTCACGACGGGCAGATACTTTCTGTTCGTGATCTGCCTGCCATTGTTCGAATTTGGTGTAAGCCGTAGGCTCATCGAACAGGCCGAGTTTCACCCCTCTCAGGAGGTGTTTCAGGTACAATACGCCTTTGAAAGAAAGGATCCTTCTAACAGTATCGGTAGGTTGTGCACCTTTCTGCAGCCAGCGGAGCGCTTTCTGCGTATCGATATTGATGGAGGCCGGTACGGTCAAAGGATTGTAGGTACCGATTTTCTGGATGAATTTACCATCCCTGGGCGCGCGGGCATCAGCCACAACAATAAAGTAAAAAGGTCTCTTTTTCGCGCCGTGTCTCTGTAATCTGATCTTTACTGGCATAAATAAGTCGAATTATTTCTTGCGAGTTGTTAAAAAATATTGTTTCTATTGGGGCAGCAAATGTAGGCTTTAAAATGAAACCTGCCAAATAAAATCCACTCCCGGCCTTGAAAAAAAGCTGGAAACGGAAAATGACTACTTCATTTTCAGGCCTTTAGCGCCGCCGGGTATTTTATTCATCATTTTCATCATCTGGCGCATCTGCTCAAACTGCTTCATGAACTGGTTCAGGTCTTGTATCTCCTTCCCTGCCCCTTTGGCGATGCGCCTGCGGCGGCTGCCGTCGATCAGGTCCGGATTGGCCCTTTCGTCCGGGGTCATGGAATTGATCATCGCTTCAATGCCTTTGAAGGCGTCATCGCTGATATCCATGTCTTTCACCGCCTTGCCCACACCGGGGATCATGCCCAGCAGGTCCTTGATGCTCCCCATTTTCTTGATCTGCTGCAGTTGTTCCTTGAAGTCATCGAAATCGAATTTGTTGGCGCGGATCTTCTTCTCAAGTTTTTTGGCCTGTTCTTCATCAAATTGCGCCTGCGCTCTTTCCACCAGGGTGGTGATATCCCCCATGCCCAGTATCCGCTGCGCCATACGCTCGGGATAGAACACATCCAGCGTATCCAGCTTTTCGCCCATGCTTACGAACTTGATGGGCTTCTGCACGGTGTATTTGATCGTAAGGGCCGCACCACCGCGGGTATCACCGTCGAGCTTCGTCAGCACGATACCGGAGAAATCCAGCCGCTCATTGAACGCCTTTGCGGTGTTCACGGCATCCTGACCAGTCATGGAGTCCACCACG
This genomic stretch from Chitinophaga sp. XS-30 harbors:
- the trmD gene encoding tRNA (guanosine(37)-N1)-methyltransferase TrmD; this encodes MRIDIITVLPELLESPFAHSIMKRAKNKGLLEVNVHNLRGYSNFRQQQVDDYQFGGGAGMVMMIEPLVNAIESLQKEVTYDEVIYLTPDGQTFNQKMANGLSLKGNLLLICGHYKGIDERVREHFVTMEISIGDFVLSGGELAAAIVVDAIGRLLPGVLNDETSALFDSFQDNLLAPPVYTRPEDFRGWKVPPILLSGDHRKIDEWRHEEALRRTKERRPDIQSRD
- the rimM gene encoding ribosome maturation factor RimM (Essential for efficient processing of 16S rRNA): MANYFNIGKLSAVYGTEGEFILRHSLGKKTSLKDIAAVFIEDRKDSFLPYFIEKTRAKDTEHLYIKLEGIDTREAARKLLQKGIYLEEVDFKGLASASAPLSLLGFNVTDKQHGPLGEISEIIEMPLQVLAKVMFREKEMLLPLNEQTLLKIDKKQQTVHLDLPDGLLDIYLG
- the rpsP gene encoding 30S ribosomal protein S16 codes for the protein MPVKIRLQRHGAKKRPFYFIVVADARAPRDGKFIQKIGTYNPLTVPASINIDTQKALRWLQKGAQPTDTVRRILSFKGVLYLKHLLRGVKLGLFDEPTAYTKFEQWQADHEQKVSARRESQRRASRPVAPIVRKVEDAPAAPAASSEDEGSAEA
- the ffh gene encoding signal recognition particle protein; the encoded protein is MFESLSERLDSAFKQLKGEGRISEINVATTVKEIRRALVDADVNFKIAKDFTDRVREKAMGEKVITAISPGQLMVKIVKDELTELMGNTEVELDLKANPTVILVAGLQGSGKTTFSGKLANFLKTKKNKKPLLVAADIYRPAAIDQLKVLGGQIGVEVYSEPENKNAVQIVENAVKEAKANGYNVVIIDTAGRLAVDEVMMTEVANVKAAASPQEILFVVDSMTGQDAVNTAKAFNERLDFSGIVLTKLDGDTRGGAALTIKYTVQKPIKFVSMGEKLDTLDVFYPERMAQRILGMGDITTLVERAQAQFDEEQAKKLEKKIRANKFDFDDFKEQLQQIKKMGSIKDLLGMIPGVGKAVKDMDISDDAFKGIEAMINSMTPDERANPDLIDGSRRRRIAKGAGKEIQDLNQFMKQFEQMRQMMKMMNKIPGGAKGLKMK